The following coding sequences lie in one Arachis hypogaea cultivar Tifrunner chromosome 9, arahy.Tifrunner.gnm2.J5K5, whole genome shotgun sequence genomic window:
- the LOC112712118 gene encoding GDT1-like protein 4 codes for MTSIAQGFTKSLAMTVLSEIGDKTFFAAAILAMRHPRRLVLLGCLSALIVMTILSALVGWAAPNLISRKWTHHITTFLFFGFGIWSLKDAIFGDGDAEELAEVEAELDKDWKANNGVKKDSSKVDDDLKKQQRPFLSQFLSPIFLKAFSINFFGEWGDKSQLATIGLAADENPFGVVLGGILGQALCTTAAVIGGKSLASQISEKMVALSGGLLFIVFGIQSFLSPVE; via the exons ATGACTTCAATCGCTCAG GGTTTTACCAAGTCGCTGGCCATGACCGTGCTCTCTGAGATCGGTGATAAAACCTTCTTTGCAGCTGCG ATCCTGGCTATGCGACACCCCCGGCGCCTTGTCTTATTGGGTTGCCTATCGGCTTTGATT GTCATGACTATTCTCTCTGCCCTAGTTGGTTGGGCTGCTCCAAATCTG ATTTCACGTAAATGGACTCATCACATTACAACATTTTTATTCTTTGGGTTTGGAATTTGGTCCTTGAAAGATGCTATATTTGGAGACGG GGATGCTGAAGAATTGGCTGAAGTAGAAGCAGAATTG GACAAAGATTGGAAGGCTAACAATGGAGTTAAGAAAGATAGCAGTAAG GTTGATGATGACTTGAAAAAGCAGCAACGCCCTTTTTTATCTCAGTTTTTGTCCCCTATTTTTCTAAAG GCATTTTCTATCAATTTCTTTGGGGAGTGGGGTGACAAGAGCCAG CTGGCTACAATTGGTTTGGCTGCGGATGAGAACCCATTTGGTGTCGTTCTTGGAGGGATTCT GGGACAAGCACTATGCACTACTGCTGCTGTCATCGGAGGAAAGAGTTTAGCATCTCAAATATCAGAAAAAATG GTTGCACTATCAGGTGGATTGCTTTTCATTGTTTTTGGTATTCAATCATTCCTCTCTCCAGTGGAATAA
- the LOC112712119 gene encoding ATP-dependent Clp protease adapter protein CLPS1, chloroplastic: MESAIRGRFALSPSGISNPKPGDRYSLCRGPCSNLCIPTAAITTRPGKGAGLLEKPVIEKVTPGRESEFDLRKSRKSVPPYRVILHNDNFNKREYVVQVLMKVIPGMTIDNAVNIMQEAHYNGLSVVIICSQADAEVYCMQLRGNGLLSSIEPAGGGC; this comes from the exons atggAGAGTGCGATACGTGGGAGATTCGCTCTTTCTCCCAGCGGTATCTCCAACCCTAAACCAG GAGATAGATATTCACTTTGTAGAGGACCATGCTCCAATCTTTGCATCCCCACAGCTGCAATAACTACAAGACCGGGCAAAGGTGCAGGGCTGCTGGAAAAGCCAGTAATTGAAAAAGTTACCCCTGGCCGTGAATCTGAATTTGATTTGAG GAAATCGCGAAAATCAGTGCCACCATATCGCGTAATATTGCACAATGACAACTTCAATAAACGGGAATATGTGGTCCAAGTACTGATGAAGGTTATTCCTGGGATGACCATTGACAATGCTGTTAATATCATGCAAGAAGCGCACTACAACGGGTTGTCAGTGGTTATCATCTGTTCCCAAGCTGATGCTGAAGTATACTGCATGCAACTGAGAGGAAATGGGCTACTAAGTTCAATTGAGCCTGCAGGCGGAGGGTGCTGA
- the LOC112712120 gene encoding protein SEEDLING PLASTID DEVELOPMENT 1, translating to MRALNSHYVVIDLHCSWHSTSHHLPTSALAYLNISSNLISTVSSSFRRTRRSGSAIRSARSSSSSWIPSPEIRRPSDRFSSANGYPLSFQNVPSTSRPEASTELEMFLELLPLKMRRELYRHQEIGMLIEVVMDLGRKPLARFPSGDWVISEQPIKLEDLRHAISKVGEFSDDNRSGINSSLHRISAIRNRKMQIIGLTCRVGRAVSGSAEIIRDLVEDGGSILVIGPPGVGKTTLIREIARMLADELKKRVVIVDTSNEIGGDGDVPHAGIGRARRMQVPNVHMQHNVMIEAVENHMPETIIIDEIGTELEALAASTIAQRGVQLVGTAHGVTIENIIKNPSLQNLVGGIESVTLGDEEAKKRKVQKTILERKGPPTFTCAVELISKTECRVHHRLDATVDAILAGKSPLFEVRQWDDSAKDLLQYAPMPEKSLGETLDLTKNSIISSEIDSDKDDKDLSPTWSVKWSTSGSVNNTVSSDFKSDEDEADSPTSRSKKWSTNGSVTTRRSPVQVYTYKILEADLLQVAKVMGLEDLVDVTDDIGAADAILASSSEIRQNPWIRSVAKFHKLPIFVIKSNTMAQMVKAVRMILGLESFGPAKKPYNDALDIEIEDDEPKRKPSLEEIDALEEVRLAIEYIVIPGGEPVELLPRRSEIIARQLELVESYQLAAEKSGTEQNPRLQILPMRLNAKKISKSSSASRKKTSPNSVSTGGGGGKGTSVTRLPLLPE from the exons ATGAGAGCACTGAATTCGCATTATGTGGTGATCGATCTTCACTGTTCATGGCACTCCACAAGTCACCACCTTCCAACCTCAGCACTTGCCTACCTCAACATCAGCTCAAACCTCATCTCCACCGTCTCTTCGTCATTTCGTCGAACACGTCGTTCGGGTTCCGCAATTCGCTCCGCCaggtcctcctcctcctcatggATTCCCTCCCCGGAAATTCGCCGCCCCTCCGATCGTTTCTCCTCCGCTAACGGCTATCCGTTAAGCTTCCAGAACGTTCCGTCGACGTCGCGGCCCGAGGCCTCCACGGAGCTTGAGATGTTCTTGGAGCTGTTGCCTCTGAAGATGAGGAGGGAGCTTTATCGGCACCAGGAGATTGGGATGCTTATAGAGGTTGTGATGGATCTGGGTCGCAAGCCTCTCGCGAGGTTCCCTTCCGGAGATTGGGTTATCTCTGAACAACCCATAAAGCTTGAAGATTTACGCCATGCCATTTCCAAG GTAGGTGAGTTTTCTGATGACAACCGATCTGGTATTAATAGCTCTTTACACCGTATAAGTGCGATTCGGAATCGTAAAATGCAAATCATTGGCCTTACTTGCCGGGTGGGTCGAGCAGTGAGTGGTAGTGCGGAAATCATACGTGATTTGGTTGAGGATGGGGGTTCTATATTGGTCATAGGACCTCCCGGAGTGGGTAAAACTACGTTAATCAG AGAGATTGCTAGGATGCTGGCAGATGAGTTAAAGAAGCGTGTTGTAATAGTGGATACATCCAATGAAATTGGAGGTGATGGAGATGTTCCTCATGCAGGCATAGGCAGGGCAAGGAGGATGCAAGTTCCAAATGTACATATGCAGCATAAT GTTATGATTGAAGCAGTTGAAAATCATATGCCTGAAACCATTATAATTGATGAAATTGGAACAGAGCTTGAAGCATTAGCAGCTAGTACCATTGCTCAAAGAGGAGTCCAATTGGTTGGAACAGCACATGGAGTGACaattgaaaacataataaaaaatccTTCTCTTCAGAATCTTGTTGGTGGCATAGAG AGTGTAACCCTTGGAGATGAGGAagctaagaaaagaaaagtgcagAAGACAATTCTAGAAAGGAAAGGACCTCCTACATTTACTTGTGCTGTTGAGTTGATATCTAAAACTGAATGTCGCGTTCATCATAGATTAGATGCAACTGTGGATGCCATTTTGGCAG GAAAATCTCCATTATTTGAAGTCCGTCAATGGGATGACTCTGCAAAAGATTTATTGCAGTATGCTCCAATGCCTGAAAAAAGTCTTGGAGAAACCCTTGATTTAACTAAGAATAGTATCATAAGTTCTGAAATAGATTCTGATAAGGATGATAAAGACCTTTCTCCTACATGGTCCGTGAAATGGAGCACTAGTGGATCTGTAAATAATACTGTGAGTTCTGACTTTAAGTCTGATGAGGATGAAGCAGACAGCCCTACTTCTCGATCTAAGAAATGGAGTACTAATGGATCTGTGACTACGAGGAGGTCACCAGTTCAAGTGTATACTTACAAG ATTCTTGAAGCTGATCTACTGCAAGTAGCAAAGGTGATGGGACTTGAAGATTTAGTAGATGTAACAGATGATATTGGAGCTGCTGATGCAATTCTAGCATCCAGTTCTGAGATACGACAGAACCCATGGATCCGTAGTGTAGCGAAATTCCACAAGTTACCAATTTTTGTTATTAAG TCCAATACCATGGCACAAATGGTCAAAGCAGTACGTATGATCCTTGGGCTAGAATCATTTGGCCCTGCGAAAAAACCTTACAATGATGCTCTTGATATTGAAATCGAGGATGATGAACCAAAACGAAAACCATCTCTGGAAGAGATTGATGCCTTGGAG GAGGTTAGACTTGCAATAGAATACATTGTGATACCCGGTGGGGAACCTGTGGAGCTCCTTCCTAGACGTTCGGAAATAATAGCACGGCAGCTCGAACTTGTAGAAAGCTATCAGTTGGCAGCTGAAAAGTCAGGTACAGAACAAAACCCAAGGTTGCAGATACTTCCCATGAGGCTAAAtgcaaaaaaaatatctaaatccaGTTCTGCTTCCCGCAAGAAAACAAGTCCTAATTCAGTGTctactggtggtggtggtggcaagGGTACCAGTGTCACTAGGCTTCCCCTTTTGCCCGAATAG
- the LOC112712121 gene encoding glycine-rich RNA-binding protein RZ1B isoform X1, which translates to MAGKEENRIFVGGLSWDVTERQLEHAFGRYGKILECQIMMERDTGRPRGFGFITFGDRRGMEDAIKEMHGREIGDRIISVNKAQPKMGGDDVDQGYRSGYSSGGRGSYGVGDRVGQDDCFKCGRPGHWARDCPLAGGGRGRGGSSFPSRPRFGGAGGDRLSGERDRYLDDRYDGGRYGDRDRFDSRDYKYGSRDRYTSDRYPTSGDRFASDRYGGSSDYAQNGYGKERGYDRYGGPRGVGDRYGSGIAARDEGRNYRGRPGPYDRPSRGARPSSFDRY; encoded by the exons ATGGCGGGCAAAGAAGAGAATCGAATATTCGTCGGAGGATTGTCATGGGACGTAACGGAGCGTCAGCTCGAGCATGCCTTTGGCCGTTACGGCAAAATTCTCGAATGCCAG ATTATGATGGAAAGAGATACAGGCCGTCCACGTGGATTTGGGTTCATTACATTTGGAGACCGTAGGGGAATGGAGGATGCAATCAAGGAAATGCACGGACGAGAAATTGGTGACCGCATCATCTCAGTAAACAAGGCCCAGCCCAAGATGGGAGGTGATGACGTAGACCAAGGTTACAGAAGTGGCTACTCATCAGGAGGTAGAGGAAGCTATGGAGTTGGGGACAGGGTTGGACAAGATGATTGCTTCAAATGTGGGCGTCCAGGGCACTGGGCCCGAGATTGTCCTTTGGCAGGAGGTGGCCGCGGCCGGGGTGGTAGTTCATTTCCCTCACGCCCTAGGTTTGGAGGTGCTGGTGGTGATCGCCTTAGCGGTGAACGTGATCGATACCTTGATGATCGCTATGATGGTGGACGTTACGGGGATAGGGATCGCTTTGATTCCCGAGATTACAAATATGGAAGTCGTGATCGTTATACTAGTGACAG GTATCCAACTAGTGGAGATCGATTTGCAAGTGATCGATATGGAGGAAGCTCAGATTACGCGCAAAATGGTTATGGCAAAGAAAGAGGTTATGACCGGTATGGTGGTCCACGAGGTGTTGGTGACAGGTATGGAAGTGGAATAGCAGCTCGTGACGAAGGAAGGAATTATAGGGGCAGGCCTGGTCCGTATGATCGACCAAGCAGGGGTGCTCGTCCGTCGTCATTTGACCGCTACTGA
- the LOC112712121 gene encoding glycine-rich RNA-binding protein RZ1B isoform X2 produces MMERDTGRPRGFGFITFGDRRGMEDAIKEMHGREIGDRIISVNKAQPKMGGDDVDQGYRSGYSSGGRGSYGVGDRVGQDDCFKCGRPGHWARDCPLAGGGRGRGGSSFPSRPRFGGAGGDRLSGERDRYLDDRYDGGRYGDRDRFDSRDYKYGSRDRYTSDRYPTSGDRFASDRYGGSSDYAQNGYGKERGYDRYGGPRGVGDRYGSGIAARDEGRNYRGRPGPYDRPSRGARPSSFDRY; encoded by the exons ATGATGGAAAGAGATACAGGCCGTCCACGTGGATTTGGGTTCATTACATTTGGAGACCGTAGGGGAATGGAGGATGCAATCAAGGAAATGCACGGACGAGAAATTGGTGACCGCATCATCTCAGTAAACAAGGCCCAGCCCAAGATGGGAGGTGATGACGTAGACCAAGGTTACAGAAGTGGCTACTCATCAGGAGGTAGAGGAAGCTATGGAGTTGGGGACAGGGTTGGACAAGATGATTGCTTCAAATGTGGGCGTCCAGGGCACTGGGCCCGAGATTGTCCTTTGGCAGGAGGTGGCCGCGGCCGGGGTGGTAGTTCATTTCCCTCACGCCCTAGGTTTGGAGGTGCTGGTGGTGATCGCCTTAGCGGTGAACGTGATCGATACCTTGATGATCGCTATGATGGTGGACGTTACGGGGATAGGGATCGCTTTGATTCCCGAGATTACAAATATGGAAGTCGTGATCGTTATACTAGTGACAG GTATCCAACTAGTGGAGATCGATTTGCAAGTGATCGATATGGAGGAAGCTCAGATTACGCGCAAAATGGTTATGGCAAAGAAAGAGGTTATGACCGGTATGGTGGTCCACGAGGTGTTGGTGACAGGTATGGAAGTGGAATAGCAGCTCGTGACGAAGGAAGGAATTATAGGGGCAGGCCTGGTCCGTATGATCGACCAAGCAGGGGTGCTCGTCCGTCGTCATTTGACCGCTACTGA